From a single Vibrio toranzoniae genomic region:
- the ettA gene encoding energy-dependent translational throttle protein EttA, which produces MAEYVYTMSRVSKTVPPKRQILKDISLSFFPGAKIGVLGLNGSGKSTLLRIMAGIDTDIDGEARAQQGLKVGYLPQEPVLDESKTVREIVEEAVSDVADALKRIDAVYAAYAEPDADFDALAKEQGELEALIQAKDGHNLETALERAADALRLPEWDAKIEFLSGGERRRVAICRLLLEKPDMLLLDEPTNHLDAESVAWLEHFLVDYSGTVVAITHDRYFLDNAAGWILELDRGEGIPWEGNYTSWLEQKDERLKQEKAGESARQKTIEKELEWVRQNPKGRQAKSKARMARFEELTTGQYQKRNETNELFIPPGERLGDKVLEVNNLTKSFGDRVLIDDLSFSMPKGAIVGIVGANGAGKSTLFKMLSGAEQPDSGTVELGETVKLASVDQFRDSMDDTKTVFQEISEGADIIKINNFEIPARAYCSRFNFKGNDQQKIIGELSGGERNRVHLAKLLKAGGNVLLLDEPTNDLDVETLRALEEALLEFPGCAMVISHDRWFLDRIATHILDYRDEGQVNFYEGNYTEYTEWLKQTLGAQAAEPHRIKYKRISK; this is translated from the coding sequence ATGGCTGAATACGTATATACCATGTCTCGGGTGAGCAAAACGGTTCCACCTAAGCGTCAAATTCTTAAAGACATTTCTCTTAGCTTTTTTCCTGGCGCTAAAATCGGTGTTTTGGGTCTAAATGGTTCAGGTAAATCTACCCTACTACGTATCATGGCTGGTATTGATACTGATATTGATGGTGAAGCTCGTGCACAGCAAGGTCTTAAAGTCGGTTACCTACCGCAAGAACCTGTACTAGACGAATCAAAAACAGTGCGTGAGATCGTAGAAGAAGCGGTTTCTGACGTTGCTGACGCACTTAAGCGTATCGACGCAGTTTACGCAGCTTACGCAGAACCAGATGCAGACTTCGATGCACTTGCTAAAGAGCAAGGCGAACTAGAAGCACTGATTCAAGCAAAAGACGGCCACAACCTAGAAACCGCTCTAGAGCGTGCAGCTGACGCACTTCGTCTTCCTGAGTGGGATGCGAAAATTGAATTCCTATCAGGTGGTGAGCGTCGTCGTGTTGCTATTTGTCGTCTACTTCTTGAGAAGCCAGACATGCTGCTTCTTGATGAACCAACCAACCACTTGGATGCAGAATCAGTAGCATGGCTTGAGCACTTCCTCGTTGATTACAGTGGCACTGTTGTGGCAATTACCCACGACCGTTACTTCCTAGACAACGCAGCTGGCTGGATCCTAGAGCTTGACCGTGGTGAAGGTATCCCATGGGAAGGCAACTACACATCTTGGCTAGAACAGAAAGACGAGCGTCTTAAACAAGAAAAAGCGGGCGAAAGCGCACGTCAAAAGACAATCGAGAAAGAACTTGAATGGGTTCGTCAAAACCCTAAAGGCCGTCAAGCTAAGTCTAAAGCTCGTATGGCTCGTTTTGAAGAACTGACTACTGGTCAATATCAGAAGCGTAACGAAACTAACGAACTGTTCATCCCGCCGGGTGAGCGTCTAGGTGACAAAGTTCTTGAAGTGAACAACCTGACTAAATCGTTTGGTGATCGCGTTCTTATCGACGATCTATCATTCAGCATGCCTAAAGGCGCTATCGTCGGTATCGTTGGTGCCAACGGTGCAGGTAAATCAACACTATTCAAGATGCTAAGCGGTGCAGAACAGCCAGATTCAGGTACAGTTGAACTTGGTGAAACCGTTAAGCTTGCTTCTGTTGATCAGTTCCGTGACAGCATGGACGACACCAAGACAGTATTCCAAGAGATCTCTGAAGGCGCTGATATCATTAAGATCAACAACTTCGAAATCCCTGCGCGTGCATACTGCTCTCGTTTCAACTTTAAAGGCAACGACCAACAGAAAATCATCGGTGAGCTTTCTGGTGGTGAACGTAACCGTGTTCACTTAGCGAAACTGCTAAAAGCAGGCGGTAACGTACTGCTACTCGATGAACCAACCAACGACCTTGACGTTGAAACGCTACGTGCTCTTGAAGAAGCACTGCTTGAGTTCCCTGGTTGTGCAATGGTTATCTCGCATGACCGTTGGTTCCTTGACCGTATTGCAACCCATATCTTAGACTACCGTGATGAAGGTCAAGTTAACTTCTACGAAGGTAACTACACTGAGTACACTGAGTGGCTAAAACAGACTCTGGGCGCTCAAGCGGCGGAACCACACCGCATCAAGTACAAGCGTATATCTAAGTAA
- a CDS encoding transglycosylase SLT domain-containing protein produces MFFRIGNTKIAVVASAVLSSFSLAPMALASNASELEMQRDVYDRAQEVLDNHDLKAYSALRNKIQTYPLTPYTDYRAFLIGLGERTPAEVDAFIEQNKALPFSNRMRAPYLDSLAFQKQWKTILEFQTKEPVGEKYQCIYYRAHYEQGNQELAFKGAKQLWLSGSGVDDACDPLFESWDQAGLRTDELILERMLLAFEGRSGKLMTYLIKQLDSDESIAQAKQMKALYNKPEDVLAFAKKHPENEFYQAQTEFGFEKLARKSASSAQEVFDEVIKAQKFSKEKSQELADYLAFRLINTDSEELMAWRDKILVSSSKQVLLERRARLAIQHADWTGLQEWIARLDDKHQASLRWQYWLGRTEIALGDTAKGNKRLAGILGRRNFYSVAAAKQLGKPVQYPTSVLKYNAEMMKPFDTSLVRIGELIDRDKIAAAKSEWRWLLTNADKEHKAMFAAHAATQRWNHLTVTASIAAKMWDNLILRFPVAHKWWFNFYAEKHDIDPITLMALSRQESALDSEARSPVGARGIMQIMPKTAQYTANKHQIKYQGSDDLYDVGKNIEIGSHYLDGLLSQYDNNRIFALAAYNAGPSRVRQWRSRSDEKLDAYAFIEMIPFKETRGYVQNILMFEAYYRDILGVKGEFLAPHEVKTKY; encoded by the coding sequence ATGTTTTTCCGAATTGGTAATACGAAAATTGCTGTGGTTGCATCGGCAGTTTTGTCTTCATTTTCACTGGCTCCGATGGCTTTAGCGAGCAATGCATCCGAGCTTGAAATGCAGCGTGATGTTTATGATAGAGCGCAAGAGGTTTTAGACAACCATGATCTAAAAGCCTATTCCGCGCTACGTAACAAGATTCAAACATATCCTTTAACGCCTTATACCGATTATCGAGCTTTTCTTATTGGCTTAGGAGAGCGTACACCGGCTGAGGTGGATGCTTTTATTGAACAGAATAAAGCACTGCCATTTTCTAATCGTATGCGCGCACCTTATTTGGATTCATTGGCTTTTCAAAAACAGTGGAAGACCATCCTTGAGTTTCAAACTAAAGAACCTGTTGGTGAAAAATACCAATGTATCTATTACCGAGCGCATTACGAACAAGGCAATCAAGAGCTTGCTTTTAAAGGGGCTAAGCAACTTTGGTTAAGTGGTAGTGGTGTTGATGACGCCTGTGATCCTCTGTTTGAGAGCTGGGATCAAGCCGGTTTAAGAACGGATGAGCTGATACTAGAAAGGATGTTGTTAGCGTTCGAAGGTCGCAGCGGTAAATTGATGACTTATCTAATTAAGCAATTAGATAGTGATGAGTCAATTGCCCAAGCGAAACAGATGAAGGCGTTGTACAACAAACCCGAGGATGTCCTCGCTTTCGCTAAAAAGCACCCTGAGAATGAATTTTACCAAGCTCAAACCGAGTTTGGTTTCGAGAAATTGGCAAGGAAGTCAGCAAGCAGTGCTCAGGAGGTGTTTGATGAGGTCATCAAGGCTCAGAAGTTCTCGAAAGAAAAATCTCAAGAGCTTGCCGATTACCTAGCATTTCGTTTGATTAATACGGATTCTGAAGAGTTGATGGCGTGGCGAGACAAAATACTCGTGAGTTCATCAAAACAAGTGTTGCTTGAACGACGTGCTCGTTTAGCGATTCAGCATGCAGATTGGACTGGTTTACAAGAGTGGATAGCACGCTTGGATGATAAACATCAAGCTTCGCTTCGCTGGCAATATTGGCTGGGTAGAACTGAGATAGCGTTAGGTGATACTGCCAAAGGCAATAAGCGACTAGCCGGTATTTTAGGTAGGCGTAATTTTTACAGTGTCGCGGCGGCTAAACAGTTAGGTAAGCCCGTTCAATATCCGACATCAGTACTCAAATACAATGCTGAGATGATGAAGCCGTTCGACACCTCTTTGGTTCGTATTGGTGAGTTGATTGACCGAGATAAAATTGCGGCAGCGAAGAGTGAATGGCGTTGGTTATTAACCAATGCGGACAAAGAGCATAAGGCGATGTTTGCTGCCCATGCCGCGACACAGCGTTGGAATCACTTAACAGTAACGGCGAGTATTGCAGCGAAGATGTGGGATAACCTTATTCTGCGTTTCCCTGTTGCCCATAAATGGTGGTTTAATTTCTACGCCGAAAAGCACGATATTGATCCCATCACTTTAATGGCTTTATCGAGACAAGAGAGCGCTCTGGACTCAGAGGCACGCTCTCCTGTTGGGGCGCGTGGTATCATGCAAATCATGCCGAAAACGGCTCAATACACGGCTAACAAGCATCAAATTAAGTATCAGGGTAGCGATGATCTTTATGATGTTGGCAAGAACATTGAGATTGGTAGTCACTATTTAGATGGTTTACTTTCTCAATACGACAACAACCGTATTTTTGCTTTGGCTGCTTACAATGCCGGACCGAGCCGAGTGAGGCAGTGGCGTTCGCGCAGTGACGAAAAGCTCGATGCGTATGCCTTTATTGAAATGATCCCTTTTAAAGAGACTCGTGGTTACGTCCAAAACATCTTGATGTTTGAAGCTTATTACCGAGATATCTTAGGAGTGAAGGGGGAATTCTTGGCTCCTCATGAGGTAAAAACGAAATACTAA
- the trpR gene encoding trp operon repressor yields MTSKPEYDNWQQLMDLVKIAAEKDQHELLLTMMMTSDERDALVARVNILCELMKGEMSQRQVSQMLGVGVATITRGSNELKAKSGQEKAAIAELLLK; encoded by the coding sequence ATGACATCAAAACCTGAATATGATAATTGGCAACAACTAATGGACTTGGTAAAAATAGCGGCTGAAAAAGATCAGCATGAGTTGTTGTTGACCATGATGATGACCTCTGACGAACGCGATGCTTTGGTTGCTCGAGTAAACATCCTTTGTGAACTTATGAAAGGGGAGATGTCTCAGCGTCAAGTGAGTCAAATGCTTGGAGTCGGTGTGGCGACTATCACAAGAGGCTCGAATGAGTTAAAAGCCAAATCTGGACAAGAGAAAGCCGCTATTGCCGAACTATTGCTGAAGTAA